AGAATTTTAGCATTGGCAAACTGTCCAACTTTTATTGAATTGTAAGGTATTAGTATGGAAGGTTTTTCCAACTCTATTACCTCTGAAAGTGTTAGAGCACCAGCTCTACAAACTATTAAATCTGCTGCTGCCATGATATTTATCATATTATTGAAGTATGGTTTTATAATATCCGTCATTTTTATTTTGCTATTTTCCATACGTTTATTTATATCATCAAAGTTTTTCTCACCAGTTGCCCAGTAAACTCTAATTTTCTTCTCTTCAAAAATCTCTTCCCAGTGGTCTAATACAGCTTCGTTTATATCCTTAGCTCCTAAACTTCCACCAGTTATTAAAAGTAGTTTTTCATCCTTTTCTAGCTTAAGTCTCTCTCTTTCCACAGCTTCACTTACAGAATAAATCTCCTCTCTTAAAGGATTTCCTGTAACTAAAAACTTATCTTGATACTTAAGCGGTATATCATCATAGGTTTTTTCAAAGGCCAAAAATGTTTTCTTAGCCATTTTATAGAAAAATTTATTTGTAAATCCTAAATTAGCATTTTGCTCTTGAAGATATATTTTTTTTCTAAGAAGAACCCCTGCTACTAAAATAGGAACTGAAATATAGTTTCCAAAACCTATTATAGCATCTGGTTTTTCCTTTGAAACCACCTTAATTCCCTTGAAAAAAGATGTTATTGATTTAAATATATTTTTA
The DNA window shown above is from Cetobacterium ceti and carries:
- the murG gene encoding undecaprenyldiphospho-muramoylpentapeptide beta-N-acetylglucosaminyltransferase, producing MKKVIITTGGTGGHIYPALSIGEGLKKRGVDVLFVGSSSRMEKNIVPEAGFKFIGLEIYPPRTIKNIFKSITSFFKGIKVVSKEKPDAIIGFGNYISVPILVAGVLLRKKIYLQEQNANLGFTNKFFYKMAKKTFLAFEKTYDDIPLKYQDKFLVTGNPLREEIYSVSEAVERERLKLEKDEKLLLITGGSLGAKDINEAVLDHWEEIFEEKKIRVYWATGEKNFDDINKRMENSKIKMTDIIKPYFNNMINIMAAADLIVCRAGALTLSEVIELEKPSILIPYNSIKVGQFANAKILEENEGALIYSNSEASLGIGKALELIGNEEELTKMRIKVRNLKKKNAVEEIMDSLDIWRN